One Oryza brachyantha chromosome 3, ObraRS2, whole genome shotgun sequence DNA segment encodes these proteins:
- the LOC102701428 gene encoding uncharacterized protein YwbO → MASNTGKKLIQIDVSSDTVCPWCFVGKKNLEKAMEQSKDKFDFEVHWHPFFLNPDAPKEGIKKSDFYRMKFGPIQFEHATSRMTEIFRGLGMEYDMSGLTGDTMDSHRLITLAQHQGYDKQNALVEELFQSYFCQGKFIGDRQVLLDAARKVGIEGAEEFLQDPNRGVDEVKEELSKYSSGISGVPNFVINGKYQLSGGQPPNTFIRAFDVAAKDGAQ, encoded by the exons ATGGCTTCAAACACTGGCAAGAAGCTCATTCAGATCGATGTGAGCTCTGATACGGTGTGCCCATGGTGCTTTGTTGGAAAAAAGAACCTTGAGAAAGCTATGGAGCAGAGCAAGGACAAGTTTGATTTCGAG GTCCATTGGCATCCATTCTTTCTAAATCCGGATGCACCTAAAGAAGGCATCAAGAAATCTGATTTCTACAGGATGAAGTTTGGCCCTATTCAGTTTGAGCATGCCACTTCTCGTATGACAGAG ATATTTAGAGGACTTGGGATGGAATATGACATGTCTGGGTTGAC TGGAGATACAATGGACAGCCATAGGCTCATAACTCTTGCTCAGCACCAAGGTTATGACAAACAAAATGCTCTTGTTGAAGAATTATTCCAAAGTTACTTTTGCCAGGGAAAGTTTATCGGTGATCG GCAAGTTCTGCTGGATGCTGCAAGAAAGGTGGGTATAGAAGGAGCAGAGGAATTTCTTCAAGATCCTAACAGAGGAGTTGACGAG GTCAAGGAAGAACTCAGCAAATACTCCTCTGGAATTTCCGGTGTTCCCAACTTTGTG aTAAATGGGAAATATCAGCTCAGCGGTGGCCAGCCGCCAAATACATTCATAAGGGCTTTTGACGTTGCTGCAAAAGATGGGGCTCAGTGA
- the LOC102701988 gene encoding E3 ubiquitin-protein ligase At3g02290-like yields the protein MGSVLCCLVDDGRRDGCFCLPWPLFNAGHSTGFIGHQRGDSRVAPEQGRISLTAPTQQESMDTFRCPPMPLHYDDPQFSHQTEHQPLVGHDKASTTSDESGSLEESKNVDSISNSIAVKDNESSVKYHSGGLDIAEAQVNDPVDFEDECPICLEEYHYENPKITLQCNHNYHLGCIYEWMERSQTCPVCAKVMLFQEDARS from the exons ATGGGTTCGGTCCTGTGCTGCTTGGTcgacgacggccgccgcgacggctGCTTCTGCCTGCCATGGCCTCTCTTCAACGCCGGTCACAGCACG GGCTTCATTGGTCATCAAAGAGGGGATAGTCGAGTTGCACCTGAGCAAGGAAGAATTAGTCTCACCGCTCCAACACAGCAGGAATCAATGGATACTTTCCGCTGCCCACCAATGCCATTGCATTATGATGATCCTCAATTCAGCCATCAAACAGAGCATCAGCCACTAGTAGGGCATGACAAAGCTTCAACAACATCCGACGAATCTGGTAGCCTTGAAGAAAGCAAGAATGTTGATAGCATATCAAATTCCATAGCTGTGAAGGACAATGAGTCGTCAGTAAAATACCATTCAGGAGGTCTGGACATTGCCGAAGCACAAGTAAATGATCCTGTCGACTTTGAGGATGAATGTCCAATATGTCTAGAAG AGTACCATTATGAGAATCCAAAGATCACATTGCAATGCAACCACAATTACCATCTTGGTTGTATTTATGAGTGGATGGAGAGAAGTCAAACTTGCCCAGTTTGTGCGAAG GTAATGTTATTCCAGGAGGATGCACGATCATGA
- the LOC107303782 gene encoding uncharacterized protein LOC107303782 encodes MAGRRLPAFCRGGWSTAAAAATTPRVIRKRVQRVAAGYHHHHHHHHGGASSKLPAAASLGGRTCDEGGWWWWYGVGGADVVGAAAGADGGDRKDGGGGRRLVMVVADGRAEAAGALQWALSQAVRRNDAVLLLAVVKPPPPAASSAGDGGESFCVNMSRTRCYQQLDAMRSLCESARPEVKVEVCVVEAAGRERAPAVVEAARRHGASLLVLGQRRRRAAARWLLALRRRRGGMRRTTVEYCIEHAPAPCVALGVRRRSSGGYLVSSKRHKDFWLLA; translated from the exons ATGGCTGGGAGGAGGCTGCCGGCGTTCTGCCGCGGCGGttggtcgacggcggcggcggcggcgacgacgccgaggGTGATCAGGAAGCGCGTGCAGCGGGTGGCGGCCggctaccaccaccaccaccaccaccaccacggcggcgcctcctccaagctgccagcggcggcgagcttgggCGGAAGGACTTGTGATGAaggcgggtggtggtggtggtacggCGTCGGCGGTGCGGACGTGGTCGGCGCCGCAGccggcgcggacggcggcgataggaaggacggtggcggcgggcggcgcctgGTGATGGTCGTGGCGGACGggcgcgcggaggcggccggcgcgctGCAGTGGGCGCTGTCGCAGGCCGTCCGGCGCAAcgacgccgtcctcctcctcgccgtcgtcaagccgccgccgccggcggcgtcgtcagcgggcgacggcggtgagtcCTTCTGCGTGAACATGTCAAGGACAAGGTGCTACCAACAGCTCGACGCCATGAGGAGCTTGTGTGAATCAGCCAGACCAGAG GTGAAGGTGGAGGTGTGTGTGGTGGAGGCGGCagggcgggagcgcgcgccggcggtggtggaggcggcgaggcgccaCGGCGCGTCGCTGCTCGTGCTGggccagcgccggcggcgggcggccgcGCGGTGGCTGCtggcgctccggcggcggaggggcggGATGAGGAGGACGACGGTGGAGTACTGCATCGAgcacgcgccggcgccgtgcgtCGCGCTGGGCgtccggcggcggagctccggCGGCTACCTCGTCTCCAGCAAGCGGCACAAGGACTTCTGGCTCCtcgcttaa
- the LOC102701707 gene encoding 60S ribosomal protein L15-like, which produces MGAYKYISELWRRKQSDVMRFVQRVRCWEYRQQPAIVRLTRPTRPDKARRLGYKAKQGYVVYRVRVRRGGRKRPVPKGIVYGKPKHQGITQLKFQRNKRSVAEERAGRKLGGLRVLNSYWVNEDSTYKYFEIILVDVAHSAIRNDPRINWLCKPVHKHRELRGLTSAGKKYRGLRGKGHTHHKARPSRRATWKRNQTVSLRRYR; this is translated from the exons atgg GTGCGTACAAGTACATTTCGGAGCTATGGAGGAGGAAGCAGTCGGACGTGATGAGGTTCGTGCAGCGCGTGCGGTGCTGGGAGTACCGCCAGCAGCCGGCCATCGTGCGCCTCACCCGCCCCACCCGCCCCGACAAGGCCCGCCGCCTCGGGTACAAGGCCAAGCAG GGGTATGTGGTTTACCGTGTCCGTGTCAGGCGTGGTGGCAGGAAGAGGCCAGTGCCCAAGGGTATTGTCTATGGCAAGCCCAAGCACCAGGGTATCACCCAGCTCAAGTTCCAGAGGAACAAGAGGTCAGTTGCTGAGGAGAGAGCTGGACGCAAGCTGGGTGGACTCAGGGTGCTCAACTCCTACTGGGTGAATGAG GACTCCACCTACAAGTACTTCGAGATCATCCTTGTGGATGTTGCTCACAGCGCTATCCGCAACGACCCAAGGATCAACTGGCTCTGCAAGCCTGTGCACAAGCACCGTGAGCTCCGTGGTCTCACCTCTGCTGGTAAGAAGTACCGTGGTCTGCGCGGCAAGGGCCACACTCACCACAAGGCCAGGCCATCCCGCAGGGCTACCTGGAAGCGCAACCAGACCGTCTCTCTTCGTCGCTACCGTTAA